The Streptomyces hundungensis genome contains the following window.
GTCGGCAACTGCCTTGTGGGCTTCTTCAGCCGTCGACAGGGGTGAGGTCATGGACTGGCCGCTGTTCTTTCAGACCGTGTACTTGTCGTGGGGGACAGCGCGTTCCCAGACTGCTGCGAACATGTCGACGCATCGCGCCGCCACGTCCGCCCGCTCCGTATAGTCCGTGTGCACCCAACGTCCGTCGCCGTCAAAGACGTTGAACTGGACCAGCTTTTCGTCGAACAGCCAGAAGTCATTGCCTGGCAACATCAAATCGGATGCTTGCCGACGGGGGAGCCATCGAACTTGCTCCCCACAGGCGACGTTGCCGAAGGTGACGTCGTGCTCCCATTTGATGTAGTCCGAGACGGGTTCTCCCACCACCCGCGCACGGCGTACCACGACGCCTTGGGCTGTCACGTCTTTGATGAGGCCGTGCCAGTCATCGCGCCACCACGAGGAGAGGTCGTTCCAGTCCTTTCGCTCTCCTGCCAGCCAGGCGTCGAACGCCGGGTGCTCTCCAGGAACGGCGTACGCGTCGCGGGTCTCAAGGTGCACCGCTGAACGCTCGCACTGGCGGAGCAGACGGGCGAACTCAGCCAGACTCTGCGACACGGATTGCCTCCTTGAGGAGCGGGATCATCCTGGACTCCAGGACGATCAGCGTCTCATCCTCGGCGCGGGGCGAGTCGGCCGCCGTACGGGCCTGAGCGTCTTCCCCGGCTCGCAGCCCCTGCACCAGCAGCCGCCTGTTGTCATCCACCCAGACTGCCGGGCATCCGTTCACGTCCGACTCGGGGTCTTTGCCGATGAAGGTGTAGGTCATGGTGCGCCCTCCCGATAGAGGTGTTGCACTGCGGTGCAGTCTGTTACACGAGCCTCGATGGTCGAACTCCCTTGGTCAAGGGGGCGGTTCATCCATGGGTTGCGGGGAGGGCTTCCGCGTGAGCCCCGCGCACGCCGGATCCCGCGGCGGCTGACACGCAATCGAGCGGTCTGCGTCGCGCAACTCGCTGTGTCAAAAGGTGAGTTGAGAAGGGTCCGCGTCCGCGGCAACCCGTGCCCGGGCTGGCTGGGGAATGCGGAAGGGCCCGGCGGCTTGTCGCGGTGGCTGTCACTGTCGGAGGTGTCCGGCTTCCCGGAGCGGTCTTCGGCCTTCTTGCCCGTGGTGGCCTCAATCCCCTTGTGAGTGCAGTGGATTGAACCCCCGCGTCCCGTGGGGGTGGTTCCTGACCTTCGCCGCGGCGTCGTAGG
Protein-coding sequences here:
- a CDS encoding DUF6879 family protein, which translates into the protein MSQSLAEFARLLRQCERSAVHLETRDAYAVPGEHPAFDAWLAGERKDWNDLSSWWRDDWHGLIKDVTAQGVVVRRARVVGEPVSDYIKWEHDVTFGNVACGEQVRWLPRRQASDLMLPGNDFWLFDEKLVQFNVFDGDGRWVHTDYTERADVAARCVDMFAAVWERAVPHDKYTV